A region from the uncultured Draconibacterium sp. genome encodes:
- a CDS encoding V-type ATP synthase subunit E translates to MTDRIEEITQKIYNEGITKAKSDAEQLMADARHKAEEIIAAAQKTHEEIIRDAQKKAQEKKQHTEAELQLAARQFMSHLKQKITHLICTVQADKPVREAFNDTAFIQKLMLTSIEKWHPESAEEMNLKIVLPAKLQKELTEFLQLKATDAMNKGLEISIDPKLETGFKIGPKDGTYHISFTAQDFANYFKPYFKDKTKEFLFNGTGNA, encoded by the coding sequence ATGACCGACCGAATTGAAGAAATAACACAAAAAATTTACAACGAAGGCATTACAAAAGCAAAAAGCGATGCAGAGCAGCTTATGGCTGATGCCCGCCACAAAGCAGAAGAAATAATAGCGGCTGCGCAAAAAACCCACGAAGAAATTATTCGCGATGCACAAAAAAAGGCTCAGGAGAAGAAACAGCATACTGAAGCAGAACTACAACTGGCTGCCCGTCAATTCATGAGCCACCTGAAACAAAAAATTACCCATCTTATATGTACCGTTCAAGCTGACAAACCTGTTCGCGAAGCATTTAATGATACAGCTTTTATACAAAAACTTATGCTAACAAGCATTGAAAAATGGCATCCGGAAAGTGCCGAAGAAATGAATTTAAAAATAGTTCTTCCAGCAAAGCTGCAAAAGGAACTAACGGAATTCCTCCAGTTAAAAGCTACAGATGCCATGAATAAAGGCCTTGAAATTTCCATTGATCCGAAGCTGGAAACAGGTTTTAAAATAGGTCCAAAAGATGGGACTTACCACATTAGTTTTACCGCACAAGATTTTGCCAATTACTTTAAACCATACTTTAAAGACAAAACAAAAGAATTTCTTTTTAATGGCACCGGTAATGCTTAG